The following proteins come from a genomic window of Nocardiopsis sp. YSL2:
- a CDS encoding molybdopterin-dependent oxidoreductase, which yields MDEGTDTGTPGPRRAGHPASNRWRELLRNGPPFGPTRPGFWRSPVRGRWTTSVLGAVLLVGLTIVTVTGLLSYAAYNPDLTPVNDKTPDKGLLGFFLFPWPTDPHWLYRLTQGLHVTLGIVLVPVLLAKLWSVAPLFFTWPPVRSAAHALERLSLVLLVGGALFVFATGVLNIQLEYVFPGSFYVLHFYGSWVFLAGLAVHLGTKVPIMVRTLRGGPADPPPPGPGRPARAEPTDGAGPSDGPGLTSPDPAPATISRGGVLGLVGLGSLTLFAVTVGQSIGGPLRTTALLAPRGRASGEGPNDFPVNTTASRAGIGEDETGEDWRLTVRGGGREAVLTRQELLALPQHRAALPIACVEGWSTRDQEWSGVRLADLADLVGAAAPAWVLVESIQRRGGFTSAGLNTDQVADPRSLLALRVNGADLSLDHGYPARVIVPAAPGVHNTKWVERLTFEEA from the coding sequence GTGGACGAGGGCACCGACACCGGGACTCCCGGCCCGAGAAGAGCCGGGCACCCGGCCTCGAACCGGTGGCGCGAGCTGCTGAGGAACGGCCCTCCCTTCGGGCCGACGCGCCCCGGGTTCTGGCGCAGTCCGGTCCGCGGCCGCTGGACGACGTCGGTGCTGGGCGCGGTCCTGCTGGTGGGGCTGACGATCGTGACCGTCACCGGGCTGCTGTCCTACGCCGCCTACAACCCCGACCTGACCCCGGTCAACGACAAGACTCCGGACAAGGGGCTGCTCGGCTTCTTCCTCTTTCCCTGGCCGACCGACCCGCACTGGCTGTACCGGCTGACCCAGGGCCTGCACGTGACGCTGGGGATCGTGCTGGTCCCGGTTCTGCTGGCGAAGCTCTGGTCGGTCGCGCCCCTGTTCTTCACCTGGCCGCCGGTCCGCTCCGCGGCCCACGCCCTGGAACGGCTGTCCCTGGTCCTCCTCGTGGGCGGGGCGCTGTTCGTCTTCGCCACCGGGGTGCTGAACATCCAGCTCGAGTACGTCTTCCCCGGATCGTTCTACGTCCTGCACTTCTACGGATCCTGGGTGTTCCTCGCTGGGCTGGCCGTCCACCTCGGCACCAAGGTGCCGATCATGGTCCGGACGCTGCGCGGGGGGCCCGCCGATCCCCCGCCGCCCGGCCCCGGGCGGCCCGCCCGGGCCGAGCCGACCGACGGAGCCGGGCCGAGCGACGGGCCCGGGCTCACCTCGCCGGACCCGGCCCCCGCGACCATCTCGCGCGGCGGGGTCCTGGGCCTGGTGGGACTGGGGTCGCTGACGCTGTTCGCGGTGACGGTGGGACAGAGCATCGGCGGGCCGCTGCGGACGACCGCCCTGCTGGCTCCGCGCGGCAGGGCCTCCGGAGAGGGCCCCAACGACTTCCCGGTCAACACGACCGCGTCCCGGGCCGGGATCGGAGAGGACGAGACCGGGGAGGACTGGCGTCTGACCGTGCGCGGCGGCGGGCGTGAGGCGGTCCTGACCCGGCAGGAGCTGCTCGCGCTCCCCCAGCACCGGGCGGCCCTGCCGATCGCGTGCGTGGAGGGCTGGTCGACCAGGGACCAGGAGTGGTCCGGCGTCCGCCTGGCCGACCTGGCCGATCTGGTCGGCGCCGCGGCTCCCGCCTGGGTGCTCGTGGAGTCGATCCAGCGCAGGGGCGGCTTCACCAGTGCCGGGCTGAACACCGACCAGGTCGCCGATCCCCGTTCCCTGCTGGCCCTGCGCGTCAACGGGGCGGACCTCTCCCTCGACCACGGGTATCCGGCCCGCGTCATCGTCCCGGCCGCTCCGGGCGTGCACAACACGAAGTGGGTCGAGCGGCTCACCTTCGAGGAGGCGTGA
- a CDS encoding class I SAM-dependent methyltransferase — protein sequence MNAAEAGLAADGVTAWRCDPYTEALSRGSGPLYLRRSDGSLLPLDVERWCGAIDTVDAAVLDRCEGSTLDVGCGPGRLVAALAGRGRPALGVDLNPTAVACANASGGRALCRSAFDPLPAEGGWDTALLVDGNIGIGGAPGRLLVRMRNLVRSGGLLIVEAAAEDVCERMTVRISDGRGRLGAPFPWARLGIPALLRLAERAEWAHSDEWEDGGRLFVALRSAPDDLEAVAGAEPHQSERAAVVPRR from the coding sequence ATGAACGCGGCCGAGGCCGGTCTCGCCGCGGACGGCGTCACGGCGTGGCGGTGCGACCCGTACACCGAGGCCCTGTCACGGGGAAGCGGCCCGCTGTACCTACGGCGGTCCGACGGGTCGCTGCTGCCGTTGGACGTCGAACGCTGGTGCGGAGCGATCGACACCGTCGACGCCGCCGTCCTGGACCGCTGTGAGGGCAGCACGCTGGACGTGGGATGCGGGCCCGGACGCCTCGTCGCCGCGCTGGCCGGGCGTGGCCGTCCGGCCCTGGGGGTCGACCTGAACCCGACGGCCGTGGCCTGCGCCAACGCCTCGGGGGGCAGGGCACTGTGCCGGTCGGCGTTCGATCCGCTGCCCGCGGAGGGCGGCTGGGACACGGCCCTGCTGGTGGACGGCAACATCGGTATCGGCGGGGCTCCGGGGAGGCTGCTCGTCCGCATGCGGAACCTGGTCCGGTCCGGGGGCCTGCTGATCGTCGAGGCGGCCGCCGAGGACGTCTGCGAGCGTATGACCGTGCGGATCTCCGACGGGCGGGGCCGTCTCGGCGCCCCCTTCCCGTGGGCCAGGCTCGGGATCCCCGCGCTGCTGCGCTTGGCGGAGCGGGCGGAGTGGGCCCACTCCGACGAGTGGGAGGACGGCGGGCGCCTGTTCGTGGCGCTGCGCTCCGCTCCCGACGACCTGGAGGCCGTAGCGGGCGCGGAGCCGCATCAGTCGGAGCGGGCGGCCGTCGTGCCGCGCCGGTAA
- a CDS encoding DUF2064 domain-containing protein — translation MNAPEQGAGPGGATTFLVIAKEPVPGRVKTRLTPEYAPEEAARLAAAALADTLRTVLSLPARRRVLVLEGRPGPWLPDGGFDVVPQAGGGLDERLAAAFAGCSGPALLLGMDTPQVTPETLAPVLAADAWRRADAWFGPSEDGGFWALGLAAPDPALLLGVPMSTDRTGRIQRRRLTDAGLRVADLPVLVDVDTADDVDRVARLAPGSRFARAVRDRASGVVR, via the coding sequence GTGAACGCCCCCGAGCAGGGCGCCGGTCCCGGCGGCGCCACGACGTTCCTGGTGATCGCCAAGGAACCCGTACCCGGCCGGGTCAAGACCCGGTTGACGCCCGAGTACGCGCCCGAGGAAGCCGCGCGCCTGGCCGCCGCCGCGCTCGCGGACACACTGCGCACGGTGCTGTCGCTGCCCGCCCGCAGGAGGGTGCTGGTCCTGGAGGGGCGGCCGGGGCCGTGGCTGCCGGACGGCGGGTTCGACGTCGTTCCCCAGGCGGGCGGCGGGCTGGACGAACGCCTGGCCGCCGCGTTCGCCGGGTGTTCGGGACCCGCACTCCTGCTGGGCATGGACACACCTCAGGTCACGCCGGAGACCCTGGCCCCCGTCCTGGCCGCCGATGCCTGGCGCCGCGCCGACGCGTGGTTCGGTCCCAGCGAGGACGGGGGGTTCTGGGCGCTCGGTCTCGCCGCCCCCGACCCCGCCCTGCTGCTGGGCGTGCCGATGTCGACGGACCGGACCGGCCGGATCCAGCGGCGGCGCCTGACCGACGCGGGCCTGCGCGTGGCCGACCTGCCGGTCCTGGTGGACGTGGACACTGCGGACGACGTCGACCGGGTCGCGCGCCTGGCCCCCGGCAGCCGGTTCGCGCGGGCGGTCCGGGACCGGGCGAGCGGGGTGGTGCGATGA
- a CDS encoding glycosyltransferase family 2 protein, whose product MDVVLPCLDEAAALPWVIGRVPAGWRPIVVDNGSTDDSARIAEGLGALVVAEPRRGFGSACHAGLLAATAEIVCFCDCDASLDPALLPHMVDAVREGRADLVVGRRRPTRGAAWPAHARLGNAAVAGMLRRRTGVRIRDIGPMRAARRTDLLGLGLTDRRSGYPLEMVVRAADAGWRIDEVDVPYFPRTGASKVTGTWRGTWTAVRDMSAVLREPAPPTRARSAGGER is encoded by the coding sequence GTGGACGTGGTCCTGCCGTGCCTGGACGAGGCAGCGGCTCTGCCCTGGGTCATCGGGCGCGTGCCCGCCGGATGGCGCCCGATCGTGGTCGACAACGGGTCCACGGACGATTCCGCGCGCATCGCCGAGGGGCTGGGCGCCCTGGTCGTCGCCGAGCCGCGGCGCGGGTTCGGCTCGGCCTGCCACGCGGGCCTCCTCGCCGCGACCGCCGAGATCGTCTGCTTCTGCGACTGCGACGCGTCCCTGGACCCGGCACTGCTCCCGCACATGGTGGACGCCGTGCGCGAGGGCCGGGCGGACCTGGTCGTCGGCCGCCGCCGCCCCACCCGCGGCGCCGCATGGCCCGCCCACGCCCGGCTGGGCAACGCGGCGGTCGCGGGCATGCTGCGCAGACGCACCGGCGTGCGGATCCGCGACATCGGACCCATGCGCGCGGCGCGGCGGACGGACCTGCTCGGCCTCGGCCTGACCGACCGGCGCTCCGGCTACCCCCTGGAGATGGTCGTACGCGCCGCGGACGCGGGATGGCGGATCGACGAGGTGGACGTCCCCTACTTCCCGAGGACGGGCGCCTCCAAGGTGACCGGCACGTGGCGGGGGACGTGGACCGCGGTCCGCGACATGTCGGCGGTCCTGCGCGAGCCCGCCCCGCCCACGCGGGCGCGCTCCGCGGGAGGAGAGCGGTGA
- a CDS encoding NAD(P)-dependent oxidoreductase, whose protein sequence is MRVLVTGGAGFIGSQAAEALRRAGHSVVTLDALLPQAHAGRSPEEAGVDLVCDIRDGDAVERALRGVDAVCHQAAMVGLGSDFDDAPDYVGCNDLGTAVLLAAMARQGVRDIVLAGSMVVYGEGAYTCPEHGPVRPGPRGEADLDAGRFDPPCPRCGARLDPGLVGEDAPADPRNVYAATKLAQEHLCAAWARAVGGRAVSLRYHNVYGPGMPRDTPYAGVASFFRSALARGVAPRVFEDGRQRRDFVHVRDVADANAAVIGALPERPEGVLSAFNVGSGTPHTVGDMAWALAEAHGGPDPVVTGEYRLGDVRHITASSALLNRDFGWRARVGFTEGVREFARAEPRARSGAEASTR, encoded by the coding sequence ATGCGCGTACTTGTCACGGGTGGGGCGGGGTTCATCGGTTCGCAGGCGGCGGAGGCCCTCCGCCGTGCCGGGCACTCGGTGGTGACGCTCGACGCCCTGCTGCCGCAGGCGCACGCGGGCCGCTCGCCGGAGGAGGCGGGCGTCGACCTGGTGTGCGACATCCGCGACGGCGACGCCGTGGAACGTGCCCTGCGGGGTGTGGACGCCGTCTGCCACCAGGCGGCGATGGTGGGGCTCGGGTCGGATTTCGACGACGCGCCCGACTACGTCGGCTGCAACGACCTGGGAACCGCCGTGCTGCTGGCCGCGATGGCCCGCCAGGGCGTGCGCGACATCGTGCTGGCCGGATCCATGGTGGTCTACGGCGAGGGCGCCTACACCTGCCCCGAGCACGGACCCGTCCGTCCCGGGCCGCGCGGGGAGGCCGACCTGGACGCCGGCCGCTTCGATCCCCCGTGCCCCCGCTGCGGGGCCCGGCTCGATCCCGGGCTGGTCGGCGAGGACGCCCCGGCCGACCCGCGCAACGTCTACGCCGCCACCAAGCTGGCGCAGGAACACCTCTGCGCGGCCTGGGCGCGCGCCGTCGGCGGTCGTGCGGTGTCGTTGCGCTACCACAACGTCTACGGTCCCGGCATGCCGCGCGACACCCCCTACGCGGGGGTGGCGTCGTTCTTCCGCTCGGCCCTGGCCCGCGGCGTGGCCCCGCGTGTGTTCGAGGACGGCCGGCAGCGGCGGGACTTCGTGCACGTCCGCGACGTGGCCGACGCCAACGCCGCGGTGATCGGTGCCCTTCCCGAACGCCCGGAGGGCGTCCTGAGCGCGTTCAACGTCGGCAGCGGGACGCCGCACACGGTCGGTGACATGGCGTGGGCCCTGGCGGAGGCGCACGGGGGGCCCGATCCCGTCGTCACCGGCGAGTACCGGCTGGGCGATGTCCGGCACATCACCGCCTCCTCCGCGCTTCTGAACAGGGATTTCGGCTGGCGTGCGCGTGTCGGCTTCACCGAGGGGGTGCGGGAGTTCGCGCGGGCGGAGCCGCGTGCCCGCTCCGGGGCCGAGGCATCGACGCGGTGA
- a CDS encoding shikimate dehydrogenase, translating into MSAATRAGSADAATGSYLVGLIGTGIGPSLTPPMHEREAAELGRRLIYRTIDLAAAGLEPEAVGDLVGSARYLGFNGLNITHPCKQLVLPALDGLTPDAAALGAVNTVVFESGQAIGHNTDWSAFAQCLARGLPDAARERVVVLGAGGAGAAVAYALLGSGAREVTVVDTDAARARSLAERLGGLVPGTECRPEGTHALEALLSKADGLVNATPTGMAHHPGTPVPADLLRPPMWVADIVYRPLRTELLALAEERGCPTVRGGEMAVFQAGQAFSLFTGLEPDPDRMLAHFHSLIA; encoded by the coding sequence TTGAGCGCGGCGACGCGTGCCGGGTCGGCGGACGCAGCCACCGGCTCCTACCTGGTGGGACTCATCGGGACCGGCATCGGTCCCTCGTTGACACCGCCGATGCACGAACGTGAGGCGGCCGAGCTCGGGCGCCGTCTGATCTATCGCACCATCGACCTGGCCGCGGCGGGTCTGGAACCGGAGGCGGTGGGAGACCTGGTGGGGTCCGCCCGGTACCTGGGCTTCAACGGCCTCAACATCACCCACCCCTGCAAGCAGCTCGTCCTGCCCGCGCTGGACGGCCTCACCCCCGACGCGGCCGCGCTGGGGGCGGTGAACACCGTGGTGTTCGAGTCCGGGCAGGCCATCGGACACAACACCGACTGGTCGGCGTTCGCCCAGTGCCTCGCACGCGGGTTGCCCGACGCGGCCCGGGAACGGGTCGTGGTCCTGGGCGCCGGCGGGGCGGGCGCGGCGGTGGCCTACGCGCTGCTCGGGTCGGGCGCGCGGGAGGTGACCGTGGTCGACACCGACGCGGCCCGGGCCCGGAGCCTGGCCGAGCGCCTCGGCGGACTCGTCCCGGGTACGGAGTGCCGCCCCGAGGGCACCCACGCGCTCGAAGCGCTGCTGTCGAAGGCGGACGGCCTGGTCAACGCGACACCCACAGGCATGGCGCACCACCCGGGCACCCCCGTGCCCGCGGACCTGCTGCGCCCGCCGATGTGGGTGGCCGACATCGTGTACCGGCCGCTGCGCACCGAGTTGCTCGCCCTGGCCGAGGAACGCGGATGCCCGACCGTGCGGGGAGGGGAGATGGCGGTGTTCCAGGCGGGCCAGGCGTTCAGCCTGTTCACGGGCCTGGAACCCGATCCCGACCGCATGCTCGCGCACTTCCACTCCTTGATCGCCTGA
- a CDS encoding bifunctional sugar phosphate isomerase/epimerase/4-hydroxyphenylpyruvate dioxygenase family protein, whose protein sequence is MRRSIATVCLSGTLEEKLRAAARAGFDGVEIFENDLIGSALPPREVRALAESLGLTIDLYQPFRDFEGVDGARLERNLRRAEAKFALMVELGADVMLVCSSVAADSVGDDARAAAQLRRLAETAAPYGVRVAYEALAWGRWVDDYRHAWRLVREADHPGLGVCLDSFHILSRGHDPSGIRDIPGEKIFFLQLADAPLMPMDVLHWSRHHRCFPGQGAFDLTGFTGHVLAAGYEGPLSLEVFNDVFRASDPERTAADALRSLAVLEDETARARDREEPTGGSAAPVALTRLPDPTRARGYAFVEIAAPDHAARGVRGALASLGFQHTRDHRSKPVQLWCNGDARVLLSATDPQLGHTWSGDAAVTALGVDVQDADAAMLRAERLLAPPLPRRRDPAEADLRAVAAPDGTSVFFCPQDPDDGQDWLSDFTVPVPGDGDGARVALGGIDHVGLFQPFDHFDEASLFYRSVLGLEPDDGVELAAPDGMVRSRAMSRDGAGPRIALNASLLGRGPFEDVRGGPQHVAFGCGDVFAVARAMRAHGAEPLRIPDNYYADLACRTDLEPLVVERMREYGVLYDRAGDGEFWHFYTPMLDGRLFLEVVQRTGGYAGYGSANSPFRMAAQRVEASR, encoded by the coding sequence ATGCGGCGTTCCATCGCCACCGTCTGCCTCAGCGGCACCTTGGAGGAGAAGCTCAGGGCCGCGGCCCGAGCGGGCTTCGACGGTGTGGAGATCTTCGAAAACGACCTCATCGGGTCGGCGCTCCCGCCCCGCGAGGTCCGGGCCCTGGCCGAGTCCCTGGGTCTGACCATCGACCTCTACCAGCCCTTCCGCGACTTCGAGGGAGTGGACGGGGCCCGACTGGAGCGCAACCTCCGGCGGGCCGAGGCCAAGTTCGCCCTCATGGTGGAGCTGGGGGCGGACGTGATGCTGGTGTGCTCCAGTGTCGCGGCGGACTCGGTCGGCGACGACGCCCGCGCCGCGGCGCAGTTGCGGAGGCTGGCCGAGACCGCCGCCCCCTACGGCGTCCGCGTCGCCTACGAGGCGCTGGCGTGGGGGCGATGGGTCGATGACTACCGGCACGCCTGGCGCCTGGTCCGGGAGGCCGACCACCCCGGTCTCGGTGTGTGCCTGGACAGCTTCCACATCCTCTCCCGGGGCCACGACCCGTCAGGGATCAGGGACATCCCCGGCGAGAAGATCTTCTTCCTCCAGCTCGCCGACGCGCCGCTGATGCCGATGGACGTCCTGCACTGGAGCCGCCACCACCGCTGCTTCCCCGGGCAGGGCGCGTTCGACCTGACGGGGTTCACGGGACACGTGCTGGCCGCCGGGTACGAGGGGCCGCTGTCCCTGGAGGTCTTCAACGACGTGTTCCGTGCCTCCGATCCCGAGCGCACGGCCGCTGACGCGCTGCGGTCGCTGGCGGTGCTGGAGGACGAGACGGCTCGGGCCCGGGACCGTGAGGAGCCGACCGGGGGGAGCGCGGCCCCGGTCGCGCTCACCCGGCTGCCCGACCCGACCCGGGCCCGGGGCTACGCGTTCGTGGAGATCGCGGCGCCCGACCACGCGGCCCGGGGAGTCCGCGGCGCCCTGGCGTCGCTGGGGTTCCAGCACACCCGGGACCACCGCTCCAAGCCGGTCCAGTTGTGGTGCAACGGCGACGCCCGCGTGCTGCTGAGCGCCACCGACCCACAGCTCGGCCACACCTGGAGCGGCGACGCGGCGGTCACCGCCCTCGGGGTGGACGTGCAGGACGCCGACGCCGCCATGCTGCGGGCGGAGCGGCTGCTGGCGCCGCCCCTGCCCCGGCGGCGCGACCCGGCCGAGGCCGACCTGCGCGCCGTCGCCGCCCCCGACGGAACCTCCGTCTTCTTCTGCCCTCAGGACCCGGACGACGGACAGGACTGGCTGTCCGACTTCACCGTTCCGGTGCCGGGAGACGGGGACGGGGCGCGGGTCGCCCTGGGCGGCATCGACCACGTAGGGCTGTTCCAGCCCTTCGACCACTTCGACGAGGCCTCGCTCTTCTACCGCTCCGTCCTGGGTCTGGAACCCGACGACGGCGTCGAACTGGCCGCGCCCGACGGCATGGTGCGCAGCCGGGCGATGAGCCGGGACGGCGCGGGGCCGCGCATCGCCCTCAACGCCTCACTGCTCGGGCGCGGCCCCTTCGAGGACGTCCGCGGCGGGCCCCAGCACGTCGCCTTCGGCTGCGGGGACGTGTTCGCGGTCGCCCGCGCCATGCGGGCCCACGGGGCCGAGCCGCTGCGCATCCCGGACAACTACTACGCCGACCTCGCCTGCCGGACGGACCTGGAACCGCTGGTCGTGGAGCGCATGCGCGAGTACGGCGTCCTGTACGACCGGGCGGGGGACGGCGAGTTCTGGCACTTCTACACGCCGATGCTCGACGGCCGGCTCTTCCTGGAGGTCGTCCAGCGCACGGGCGGGTACGCGGGCTACGGCTCCGCCAACAGCCCCTTCCGCATGGCGGCGCAGCGAGTGGAGGCGAGCCGTTGA
- a CDS encoding sialic acid TRAP transporter substrate-binding protein SiaP — protein MRKTTRLMALFPAVVLAATACGSGGGSGDEELVLTFANSYTEDHPHTRCGIDLVAERVAEADAGFSVDTFPNSTLGSNTETFASVMSGDIDMDVQGSAALGASYEPIGVMDAAYAFRDADHLFGYFDSEASQPLRDGFEEATGAKILDAWYFGDRHFTANQPIRTPADLEGLRMRFPDSPIYLANAEAMGAEPTTVAFEEVYLALQQGTVDGQENPIPTIAGDNFDEVQSHISLTGHQIGSQMIVVSGQTWDALSDEQQEVLQSAVSSVREDNRACIEEAEEEILQEWRADGSVEIVDDVDVEAFRSRVQDHFAQNLEGEQRELYESFQETE, from the coding sequence ATGCGCAAGACGACTCGCCTGATGGCCCTGTTCCCCGCCGTGGTGCTCGCCGCCACCGCCTGCGGCAGCGGCGGCGGATCCGGTGACGAGGAGCTCGTCCTCACCTTCGCCAACAGCTACACCGAGGACCACCCGCACACCCGGTGCGGCATCGACCTGGTCGCCGAGCGGGTGGCCGAGGCCGACGCCGGGTTCTCCGTCGACACCTTCCCCAACAGCACGCTCGGCTCCAACACCGAGACCTTCGCCTCGGTGATGTCGGGCGACATCGACATGGACGTGCAGGGCTCGGCGGCGCTCGGGGCCTCCTACGAGCCGATCGGCGTCATGGACGCCGCCTACGCCTTCCGGGACGCCGACCACCTCTTCGGCTACTTCGACTCCGAGGCGTCGCAGCCGCTCCGCGACGGGTTCGAGGAGGCCACCGGGGCCAAGATCCTCGACGCCTGGTACTTCGGCGACCGCCACTTCACCGCCAACCAGCCCATCCGTACCCCGGCGGACCTGGAGGGCCTGCGGATGCGCTTCCCGGACTCGCCCATCTACCTCGCCAACGCCGAGGCCATGGGCGCCGAGCCGACCACGGTCGCCTTCGAGGAGGTCTACCTCGCCCTGCAGCAGGGGACCGTGGACGGCCAGGAGAACCCCATCCCGACCATCGCCGGCGACAACTTCGACGAGGTCCAGTCGCACATCAGCCTCACCGGCCACCAGATCGGCTCGCAGATGATCGTGGTCTCCGGCCAGACCTGGGACGCGTTGTCGGACGAGCAGCAGGAGGTGCTCCAGAGCGCCGTCAGCTCGGTGCGTGAGGACAACCGCGCCTGCATCGAGGAGGCCGAGGAGGAGATCCTGCAGGAGTGGCGCGCCGACGGGTCGGTGGAGATCGTCGACGACGTGGACGTCGAAGCGTTCCGGAGCCGGGTCCAGGACCACTTCGCGCAGAACCTGGAGGGCGAGCAGCGCGAGCTGTACGAGTCCTTCCAGGAGACCGAGTAG
- a CDS encoding TRAP transporter large permease gives MSALLVILGILVLLLLRVPIAFAILGPCLTYMAVGGQSTGLSLRTAAQEVNSFPLLAVPLFILLGVVANHTGIADRLFAFAQVLLGRARGGLGYVNIGVSVGFSWISGTALADVAGMGKMMVPAMTRAGYPRRFTLGLTASTSLISPIMPPSIPAIVYASVAAVSTAALFAAAVVPAVLMAGGLTLAVFLWARRRPELAGKRAERGELGTATRRALGPLLAPVLLLGGILSGLFTPTEAASVGVAYVLFLGLIYRKLGRRALWNIGVETVTTAASIAIILAASGLLGWVLAREQVPQQVAAFLLGLTDDPTILLLLVAAVLIVIGTVLEPIAALVITVPVLLPVAVRLGTDPVHFGVITILCLMIGLLTPPIGGVLFVLGSATRTPMHEVFRGTAPFLVPLVAVLLILIFVPDLVLFLPGLLDL, from the coding sequence ATGAGCGCTCTCCTGGTCATCCTCGGCATCCTCGTCCTGCTGCTCCTGCGGGTGCCCATCGCGTTCGCGATCCTGGGCCCGTGCCTGACCTACATGGCCGTCGGGGGCCAGTCCACCGGGCTGAGCCTGCGCACGGCGGCCCAGGAGGTCAACAGCTTCCCGCTGCTGGCGGTCCCGCTGTTCATCCTCCTCGGCGTGGTCGCCAACCACACCGGCATCGCCGACCGGCTCTTCGCGTTCGCCCAGGTCCTGCTGGGCCGGGCCCGCGGCGGCCTCGGCTACGTCAACATCGGTGTCAGCGTCGGCTTCTCCTGGATCAGCGGCACGGCCCTGGCCGACGTCGCGGGCATGGGAAAGATGATGGTCCCGGCGATGACCAGGGCCGGCTACCCGCGGCGCTTCACGCTGGGCCTGACCGCCTCCACCAGTCTGATCAGCCCGATCATGCCGCCGAGCATCCCGGCGATCGTGTACGCCTCGGTCGCGGCGGTCTCCACGGCCGCGCTGTTCGCCGCCGCCGTGGTCCCGGCCGTGCTGATGGCCGGCGGGCTGACCCTGGCCGTGTTCCTGTGGGCCCGGCGCAGGCCCGAACTCGCCGGCAAACGCGCCGAGCGGGGCGAACTGGGAACCGCCACGCGGCGCGCCCTGGGCCCGCTGCTGGCCCCGGTCCTCCTGCTCGGCGGCATCCTCAGCGGCCTGTTCACACCGACCGAGGCGGCCTCCGTCGGTGTCGCCTACGTCCTGTTCCTGGGCCTGATCTACCGGAAGCTGGGCCGGCGCGCCCTGTGGAACATCGGCGTGGAGACCGTCACCACGGCCGCCTCCATCGCGATCATCCTGGCCGCATCCGGGCTCCTGGGCTGGGTCCTGGCCCGCGAGCAGGTGCCCCAGCAGGTCGCCGCCTTCCTGCTGGGCCTCACCGACGACCCCACGATCCTGCTGCTCCTGGTCGCCGCGGTCCTGATCGTCATCGGCACCGTGCTGGAGCCCATCGCGGCACTGGTCATCACCGTTCCCGTCCTGCTGCCCGTCGCCGTCCGGCTGGGCACCGACCCCGTCCACTTCGGCGTGATCACGATCCTCTGCCTCATGATCGGCCTGCTCACGCCCCCGATCGGAGGTGTGCTCTTCGTCCTGGGCTCCGCGACCCGCACACCCATGCACGAGGTGTTCCGCGGCACGGCTCCGTTCCTGGTGCCGCTGGTGGCGGTCCTGCTGATCCTCATCTTCGTCCCCGACCTGGTCCTGTTCCTTCCCGGACTCCTGGACCTGTGA
- a CDS encoding TRAP transporter small permease yields MPDRSPPPGNKPPSPRPAALRWLEAAELAVGVALLALILVLILLQATQRHLPVQGWVWTGELARLGLVWLTFSLAGYLVGRDEHITLKVVDLLLGDRALRAVWILANLVVAAVGVLLTLEAVELVFGGSPQLTSALRIPVSATYVIPLLGAALMSARALTNAALVPGPPQREHRPADTGEEAR; encoded by the coding sequence ATGCCTGACAGATCCCCGCCCCCCGGCAACAAGCCACCATCGCCGCGTCCCGCGGCGCTGCGGTGGCTGGAGGCCGCCGAACTGGCCGTCGGGGTCGCGCTGCTCGCGCTGATCCTCGTCCTCATCCTCCTGCAGGCCACCCAGCGCCACCTGCCGGTGCAGGGCTGGGTCTGGACCGGTGAGCTGGCCCGCCTCGGACTGGTCTGGCTCACGTTCTCCCTGGCCGGCTACCTGGTCGGACGCGACGAGCACATCACCCTCAAGGTGGTCGACCTGCTCCTCGGCGACCGCGCGCTGCGGGCGGTGTGGATCCTGGCCAACCTCGTGGTCGCCGCGGTGGGCGTACTGCTCACCCTGGAGGCCGTCGAGCTCGTCTTCGGCGGGTCGCCGCAGCTGACCTCGGCCCTGCGCATCCCGGTCTCCGCCACCTACGTGATCCCGCTGCTCGGAGCCGCGCTCATGAGCGCGCGCGCCCTCACCAACGCCGCACTGGTGCCGGGGCCGCCGCAGCGCGAGCACCGTCCGGCCGACACGGGGGAGGAGGCCCGATGA